A genomic region of Micromonospora sp. NBRC 110009 contains the following coding sequences:
- a CDS encoding TetR/AcrR family transcriptional regulator: protein MARTAAPGSRERILRTAGDLFYRHGVRAVGMNQVIDAAGCGKNLLYTHFPSKNDLVAAYLRACRAVRDRDAAAATAELAHDPAARLRAIVAEIAASTTRPDFRGCAFRMYLTEFPEDEGEPARVARDYLRDTRAEIDDLVARLDVADPGQLADRIWLIVEGLYASAARPHSAAASAAATRLVDDLLAAAAPR, encoded by the coding sequence ATGGCGCGCACCGCCGCCCCGGGCAGCCGGGAACGGATCCTGCGCACGGCCGGCGACCTGTTCTACCGGCACGGCGTCCGGGCCGTCGGAATGAACCAGGTGATCGACGCGGCCGGCTGCGGCAAGAACCTGCTCTACACCCACTTCCCCAGCAAGAACGACCTGGTGGCCGCGTACCTGCGGGCCTGCCGCGCGGTGCGGGACCGGGACGCGGCGGCCGCCACGGCGGAGCTGGCACACGACCCGGCCGCGCGGCTGCGCGCGATCGTCGCGGAGATCGCGGCGAGCACCACCCGGCCGGACTTCCGCGGCTGCGCGTTCCGGATGTACCTGACGGAGTTCCCGGAGGACGAGGGCGAGCCCGCCCGGGTGGCCCGGGACTACCTGCGCGACACCCGGGCCGAGATCGACGACCTCGTCGCCCGGCTGGACGTGGCGGACCCCGGCCAGCTCGCCGACCGGATCTGGCTGATCGTGGAGGGGCTCTACGCGAGCGCCGCCCGGCCCCACTCGGCCGCCGCGTCCGCCGCCGCGACCCGGCTCGTCGACGACCTGCTCGCCGCCGCCGCGCCCCGCTGA
- a CDS encoding CaiB/BaiF CoA transferase family protein: MVISAGGAAGRAATMEGSAGPLSGLLVADFSRILAGPYATMLLADLGPDVVKVEGPGGDDTRTWAPPVHDGVATYYLGVNRNKRSVVLDLTDAGDLLLARRLAQRADVMIQNFRPGALRRFGLDYDTVAAANDRIVYASISGFGAAAGADLPGYDLMVQAASGLMSLTGAADGPPYKAGVAVFDVIAGLHAAVGILAALRHRERSGVGQHVTVDLLSSALSGLVNHASAHVAAGVVPVRMGNAHPSIFPYEPLPTADGELVVIAGNDAQFRTLCRVLGVPELADDPRFRRNQDRTANRDVLRPLLVARLVQRSSEAWFGDLRAAGVPCTPINALDRGVALARELGLDPVVDVDGVPGVRHPVGFSATPPRYDLPPPGLDEHGDELRAWLAG; the protein is encoded by the coding sequence ATGGTGATCTCGGCGGGCGGGGCGGCGGGGAGGGCGGCGACGATGGAGGGCTCGGCCGGGCCGTTGAGCGGGTTGCTCGTCGCGGACTTCTCCCGGATCCTCGCCGGGCCGTACGCGACCATGCTCCTGGCCGACCTCGGCCCCGACGTGGTCAAGGTGGAGGGCCCCGGCGGCGACGACACCCGCACCTGGGCGCCGCCGGTCCACGACGGCGTCGCCACCTACTACCTCGGGGTCAACCGCAACAAGCGCTCGGTGGTGCTCGATCTCACCGACGCCGGTGACCTGCTGCTCGCCCGGCGGCTGGCGCAGCGCGCCGATGTCATGATCCAGAACTTCCGGCCCGGCGCGCTGCGCCGGTTCGGCCTCGACTACGACACCGTGGCCGCCGCCAACGACCGGATCGTCTACGCCTCGATCAGCGGTTTCGGTGCGGCGGCCGGCGCCGACCTGCCCGGGTACGACCTGATGGTCCAGGCGGCGTCCGGGCTGATGAGCCTCACCGGCGCGGCGGACGGCCCGCCGTACAAGGCCGGGGTCGCGGTGTTCGACGTGATCGCCGGGCTGCACGCGGCGGTCGGGATCCTCGCCGCGCTGCGCCACCGCGAGCGCTCGGGCGTCGGCCAGCACGTCACGGTGGACCTGCTCTCCTCGGCGCTGTCCGGCCTGGTCAACCACGCCAGCGCGCACGTCGCCGCGGGTGTGGTGCCGGTCCGCATGGGCAACGCCCACCCGAGCATCTTCCCGTACGAGCCGCTGCCGACGGCGGACGGCGAGCTGGTCGTGATCGCCGGCAACGACGCCCAGTTCCGTACCCTCTGCCGGGTCCTCGGCGTGCCGGAGCTGGCCGACGACCCCCGTTTCCGGCGCAACCAGGACCGCACGGCCAACCGGGACGTGCTGCGCCCGCTCCTGGTCGCCCGGCTGGTCCAGCGCAGCAGCGAGGCCTGGTTCGGCGACCTGCGGGCGGCCGGCGTGCCGTGCACGCCGATCAACGCGCTGGACCGGGGCGTCGCGCTGGCCCGGGAGTTGGGGCTCGATCCGGTGGTCGACGTCGACGGCGTGCCCGGGGTGCGCCACCCGGTTGGCTTCTCGGCGACCCCGCCGCGCTACGACCTGCCCCCGCCCGGTCTGGACGAGCACGGCGACGAGCTCCGCGCCTGGTTGGCCGGGTGA
- a CDS encoding PPOX class F420-dependent oxidoreductase, with amino-acid sequence MAQQMRHDQWRTFLTHGRRTGKLATVRADGSPHVAPVWFVLDGDDLVFTTGATSVKGRNLRRDPRAALTVDEERPPYAFVLVRGPVGISEDLAEMRDRSTRIAARYLGEELAERYGRRNAVPGELLVRLRAEQVAAVSGVAD; translated from the coding sequence ATGGCCCAGCAGATGCGCCACGACCAGTGGCGGACGTTCCTCACCCACGGCAGGCGCACCGGCAAGCTCGCCACCGTACGCGCCGACGGCTCACCGCACGTCGCCCCCGTCTGGTTCGTCCTGGACGGCGACGATCTCGTCTTCACCACCGGCGCGACCAGCGTGAAGGGGCGCAACCTGCGCCGCGACCCGCGGGCGGCCCTGACCGTCGACGAGGAGCGGCCGCCGTACGCCTTCGTGCTGGTACGCGGGCCGGTCGGCATCAGCGAGGACCTCGCCGAGATGCGCGACCGGTCCACCCGGATCGCCGCCCGGTACCTGGGCGAGGAGCTGGCGGAGCGCTACGGCCGGCGCAACGCGGTCCCCGGCGAGCTGCTGGTGCGGCTCCGGGCGGAGCAGGTGGCGGCCGTCAGCGGCGTCGCGGACTGA
- a CDS encoding thiolase family protein: protein MRDAVIVEAVRTPIGKAKRGAYPDVHPVELHAHALRSLVARVPGLDPVEIDDVIGGAVGQVGEQSTNTTRLAALAAGFPESVPGVTVDRQCGSSQQALSFAAQGLVAGAYDVVVASGVESMSRVPIGSSAVVDGVRADVAGPAVAARYPGGLIPQGVSAELIARKWGLSRAQLDEYAAASHQRAAEAWRQGRFDSQVAPLPGVELARDETIRPGTTVARLAELPPAFAAAHWTARFGEIDWKVTAGNSSPLNDGSAALLLTTSETARRRGWRPRARIHTATVVGDDPILMLTGIIPATARVLARAGLTIADIDAFEVNEAFSSVVLAWVAETGADPAKVNVDGGAIAIGHPLGASGARLATTLLHVLERTGGRYGLQTMCEAGGTANATIIERLDA, encoded by the coding sequence ATGCGGGACGCGGTCATCGTCGAGGCGGTACGAACCCCGATCGGCAAGGCGAAGCGGGGCGCGTACCCCGACGTCCACCCCGTCGAGCTGCACGCGCACGCGCTGCGCAGCCTCGTCGCCCGGGTCCCCGGCCTCGACCCGGTCGAGATCGACGACGTCATCGGCGGCGCCGTCGGCCAGGTCGGCGAGCAGAGCACCAACACCACCCGACTGGCCGCCCTCGCGGCCGGGTTCCCCGAGTCCGTGCCCGGGGTGACCGTGGACCGGCAGTGCGGCAGCAGCCAGCAGGCGCTGAGTTTCGCCGCCCAGGGCCTGGTCGCCGGGGCGTACGACGTCGTGGTCGCCTCCGGGGTGGAGTCGATGAGCCGGGTGCCGATCGGCAGCTCCGCCGTGGTCGACGGCGTCCGGGCGGACGTCGCCGGGCCGGCGGTGGCCGCGCGCTACCCCGGCGGCCTCATCCCGCAGGGCGTCAGCGCGGAGCTGATCGCCCGCAAGTGGGGCCTGTCCCGTGCGCAACTCGACGAGTACGCCGCCGCCAGCCACCAGCGGGCCGCCGAGGCCTGGCGGCAGGGACGGTTCGACAGCCAGGTGGCCCCGCTGCCCGGCGTCGAGCTTGCCCGGGACGAGACCATCCGGCCCGGGACCACGGTGGCGCGCCTCGCCGAGTTGCCGCCGGCCTTCGCCGCCGCGCACTGGACCGCGCGCTTCGGCGAGATCGACTGGAAGGTCACCGCCGGCAACTCCAGCCCGCTCAACGACGGGTCGGCGGCGCTGCTGCTCACCACCAGCGAGACCGCCCGGCGACGCGGCTGGCGTCCCCGCGCCCGGATCCACACCGCCACGGTCGTCGGCGACGACCCGATCCTCATGCTCACCGGCATCATCCCGGCCACCGCCCGGGTGCTGGCCCGGGCCGGACTCACCATCGCCGACATCGACGCGTTCGAGGTCAACGAGGCGTTCTCCTCGGTGGTACTGGCCTGGGTGGCGGAGACCGGCGCCGACCCGGCGAAGGTGAACGTCGACGGCGGCGCGATCGCCATCGGCCACCCGCTCGGGGCCAGCGGCGCCCGCCTCGCCACCACGCTGCTGCACGTGCTCGAACGCACCGGCGGCCGGTACGGCCTGCAGACCATGTGCGAGGCCGGCGGCACCGCCAACGCCACCATCATCGAGCGCCTCGACGCCTGA
- a CDS encoding LCP family protein, which produces MSHVTVRSDHRPVDPVPPSRPSRRRAPRWARWCLALGATLMVLSGVALGGSEYLLHTATSKVTQQNLLGAAAAPRQHRTITGAKNILLVGVDTRPHQDASQLIRSDSIILVHIPADHSQAYLVSLPRDSLVTIPAYDNGATPYRGGQNKINAAFAFGSRGLTGPAALSHGFELLALTVRDLTGITPDAGAIIDFQGFKQIVQVLGKVCMYVDETTTSIHVGHDDKTGQPAAPYKINPDGTVNHRIPGVTPNIYTKGNHCLNPAEALDFVRQRDLLANHDFDYGRQRHQQQFLKAVLHQVVTEGLDSPTKLPGLLTAVGKTMTVDDGGIPLEDWAFAMRGVHPDAITTIKTNAGTFNSRTVPGVGSAEILSPTSMSLLHAVRNDTVAAFVQAHPTWVADSGPTSTAH; this is translated from the coding sequence GTGTCGCACGTCACCGTGCGTTCCGACCACCGACCGGTGGACCCGGTCCCGCCGTCGCGCCCGTCGCGCCGGCGCGCGCCCCGGTGGGCCCGGTGGTGCCTGGCCCTCGGCGCGACGCTGATGGTGCTCAGCGGCGTGGCGCTCGGCGGCAGCGAGTATCTCCTGCACACCGCGACCAGCAAGGTCACCCAGCAGAACCTGCTCGGCGCCGCCGCGGCGCCGCGGCAGCACCGGACGATCACCGGGGCGAAGAACATCCTGCTGGTCGGCGTCGACACCCGCCCGCACCAGGACGCCAGCCAGCTCATCCGCTCCGACTCGATCATCCTGGTGCACATTCCGGCCGACCACAGCCAGGCCTACCTGGTCTCGCTGCCGCGCGACTCGCTGGTCACCATCCCGGCCTACGACAACGGCGCGACCCCCTACCGCGGCGGGCAGAACAAGATCAATGCCGCCTTCGCCTTCGGCAGCCGGGGCCTGACCGGCCCGGCGGCGCTGTCGCACGGCTTCGAGCTGCTCGCGCTGACCGTCCGCGACCTGACCGGGATCACCCCGGACGCCGGGGCGATCATCGACTTCCAGGGCTTCAAGCAGATCGTCCAGGTCCTCGGCAAGGTCTGCATGTACGTCGACGAGACCACCACCTCGATCCACGTGGGGCACGACGACAAGACCGGCCAGCCGGCCGCGCCGTACAAGATCAATCCCGACGGCACGGTGAACCACCGCATCCCCGGGGTCACCCCGAACATCTACACCAAGGGCAACCACTGCCTGAACCCGGCGGAGGCGCTGGACTTCGTCCGGCAGCGCGACCTGCTGGCCAACCACGACTTCGACTACGGCCGGCAGCGCCACCAGCAGCAGTTCCTCAAGGCGGTGCTGCACCAGGTGGTCACCGAGGGCCTGGACTCGCCGACGAAGCTGCCCGGGCTTCTCACGGCCGTCGGCAAGACCATGACCGTGGACGACGGCGGCATCCCGCTGGAGGACTGGGCCTTCGCCATGCGCGGCGTCCACCCCGACGCGATCACCACGATCAAGACCAACGCCGGCACCTTCAACAGCCGGACGGTCCCCGGGGTGGGCAGCGCCGAGATCCTCAGCCCGACCAGCATGAGCCTGCTGCACGCGGTCCGGAACGACACGGTCGCGGCGTTCGTCCAGGCCCACCCGACCTGGGTGGCCGACTCCGGACCGACCAGCACGGCACACTAG
- a CDS encoding ricin-type beta-trefoil lectin domain protein: MSSTRSPTTARRAGRAALALCLSAGALALSPPSAAHAAGETVNVWFTTTSDSGGRTVTRGLQPQNPLSFAASSPAATYTITVDENASYQPFEGGGASITDTTAYLLRGGPVTAAARDDVMRKLFSPTDGIGLSFVRNPVGASDLSRPGMISLDDTCCDLSDFGINGYNTDVELLTAQAKQLNPALRVKVVPWSAPGWMKTNGRMDQMGSLRSQYYATYAQYLVKTIQAYEARGVPVDYVSVQNEPNCCQASNPTAMNYPGMAWTSANLVNLTRNFVYPAFRTAGIPSKVMVHDFNYGDYGNFGAVLLADSGVRTDPLFGGIAWHGYFGSPTVGTQVHNQYPTVPQFSTEHSGGTWIANQHNEDMADIVNYARNWSRSLVRWSLALNQNHGPHNGGCGTCTGLITVHEGDSRSGQVDYTIEYYTTGHLTKFVQPGAFRIDSTANSTVQNVAYRNPDGSKALIAHNGGTSSRSVKVVWGGQSFTYTLPARTTATFTWSGSQSGGGAPSGWITGIGGKCLDVTNSATSDGTPIQIWTCHGGSNQQWTRATDGTLRSLGKCLDVSGGGTANGTRVQLWTCNGTGAQQWVWTAARDLVNPQANKCLDATGNTSADGTKVQLWSCTGGANQKWTLPS; this comes from the coding sequence CCCCACCGTCGGCCGCGCATGCTGCCGGCGAGACCGTCAACGTCTGGTTCACCACCACCTCCGACAGCGGCGGGCGGACGGTCACCCGCGGCCTGCAACCGCAGAACCCGCTCAGCTTCGCCGCCAGCAGCCCCGCCGCCACGTACACCATCACCGTCGACGAGAACGCCAGCTACCAGCCATTCGAGGGTGGCGGCGCGTCGATCACCGACACCACCGCGTACCTGCTGCGCGGCGGGCCGGTCACCGCCGCCGCCCGGGACGACGTGATGCGCAAGCTGTTCAGCCCCACCGACGGCATCGGCCTGTCGTTCGTGCGCAACCCGGTCGGCGCCTCCGACCTGTCCCGCCCCGGCATGATCTCCCTCGACGACACCTGCTGCGATCTGAGCGACTTCGGCATCAACGGCTACAACACCGACGTGGAGCTGCTCACCGCACAGGCCAAGCAGCTCAACCCGGCGCTGCGAGTGAAGGTGGTGCCGTGGAGCGCGCCCGGCTGGATGAAGACCAACGGCCGGATGGACCAGATGGGCTCGCTCAGGTCGCAGTACTACGCCACCTACGCCCAGTACCTCGTCAAGACCATTCAGGCGTACGAGGCCCGCGGCGTGCCGGTCGACTACGTCTCGGTGCAGAACGAACCGAACTGCTGCCAGGCGAGCAACCCCACCGCGATGAACTACCCGGGCATGGCCTGGACCTCCGCCAACCTGGTGAACCTGACCAGGAACTTCGTCTACCCGGCGTTCCGCACCGCCGGCATCCCCAGCAAGGTGATGGTGCACGACTTCAACTACGGCGACTACGGCAACTTCGGCGCCGTGCTGCTCGCCGACAGCGGCGTCCGCACCGACCCGCTCTTCGGCGGCATCGCCTGGCACGGCTACTTCGGCAGCCCCACCGTGGGCACCCAGGTCCACAACCAATACCCGACCGTGCCGCAGTTCAGCACCGAGCACTCCGGCGGCACCTGGATCGCCAACCAGCACAACGAGGACATGGCCGACATAGTGAACTACGCCCGCAACTGGAGCCGGAGCCTGGTCAGGTGGAGCCTCGCGCTCAACCAGAACCACGGCCCGCACAACGGCGGCTGCGGCACCTGCACCGGGCTCATCACCGTCCATGAGGGAGACTCGCGCAGCGGCCAGGTCGACTACACGATCGAGTACTACACCACCGGGCACCTGACGAAGTTCGTCCAGCCCGGTGCGTTCCGGATCGACTCCACCGCCAACAGCACCGTGCAGAACGTCGCGTACCGCAACCCGGACGGTTCGAAGGCGCTCATCGCGCACAACGGCGGCACGTCGTCGCGGTCGGTGAAGGTGGTGTGGGGCGGGCAGTCGTTCACCTACACCCTGCCGGCCCGAACGACCGCGACCTTCACCTGGTCCGGCTCCCAGTCGGGTGGCGGCGCGCCGAGCGGGTGGATCACCGGCATCGGCGGCAAGTGCCTCGACGTCACGAACAGCGCCACCTCCGACGGCACGCCGATCCAGATCTGGACCTGTCACGGCGGCTCGAACCAGCAGTGGACCCGGGCTACCGACGGGACGCTCCGGTCGCTGGGCAAGTGCCTCGACGTCTCCGGCGGTGGGACCGCCAACGGCACGAGGGTGCAGCTATGGACGTGCAACGGCACCGGCGCACAGCAGTGGGTGTGGACGGCCGCACGGGACCTGGTGAACCCGCAGGCGAACAAGTGCCTGGACGCCACCGGCAACACCTCCGCCGACGGCACGAAGGTGCAGCTCTGGAGCTGCACGGGCGGCGCCAACCAGAAGTGGACGCTCCCGTCCTGA
- a CDS encoding ROK family transcriptional regulator codes for MDARRTTVRDMRRANRSVLLTRIWLDGPLSRHELGQTTALSLASVSNLVGEMIAEGLVEEAGSVESDGGRPRVLLRVAPGYGYLVGADVGETRVQVELFDLAMTALAKAEYPIAGAEPDPQDVARHLLDGLDAVLDQAGVDPAAVLGFGVAVAGTVERTADAVVHAQTLGWDGVPLGAMLRAGTDIPVHIDNGAKTLGQAEMWFGAGRGVRHAVVALVGSGVGACVVADGVGYRGAHSSAGEWGHTTIVYGGRRCRCGNLGCLEAYVGAEGVLDRFRLANRGRPAPGGDEESAFGELLRSSGRTAAKVLDETVGYLGAGVANLVNLFNPERVVLGGWAGLALGERYLPQIREATARHALRQPYAQTSIELCRLGPDAVAMGAATLPMARLLRDGGVPREPAARLVPAPARPARPRSRAR; via the coding sequence GTGGACGCCAGACGCACCACCGTGCGGGACATGCGCCGGGCCAACCGATCGGTGCTGCTCACCCGGATCTGGCTGGACGGCCCGCTCAGCCGTCACGAGCTGGGGCAGACCACCGCGCTGAGCCTGGCCAGCGTGAGCAACCTGGTCGGCGAGATGATCGCCGAGGGCCTGGTCGAGGAGGCCGGCTCGGTCGAGTCCGACGGCGGCCGCCCGCGGGTGCTGCTGCGCGTCGCCCCCGGCTACGGCTACCTGGTCGGCGCCGACGTCGGCGAGACCCGGGTCCAGGTCGAACTCTTCGACCTGGCGATGACCGCCCTGGCCAAGGCCGAGTACCCGATCGCCGGCGCCGAGCCCGACCCGCAGGACGTGGCCCGCCACCTGCTGGACGGCCTCGACGCGGTGCTCGACCAGGCCGGCGTCGACCCCGCCGCGGTGCTCGGCTTCGGCGTCGCGGTCGCCGGGACCGTCGAGCGCACCGCCGACGCGGTGGTGCACGCGCAGACCCTCGGTTGGGACGGGGTGCCGCTCGGCGCGATGCTGCGCGCCGGCACCGACATCCCGGTGCACATCGACAACGGCGCGAAGACCCTCGGCCAGGCCGAGATGTGGTTCGGCGCCGGCCGCGGCGTCCGGCACGCCGTCGTCGCCCTGGTCGGCTCCGGTGTCGGCGCCTGCGTGGTCGCCGACGGCGTCGGCTACCGCGGCGCGCACAGCAGCGCCGGCGAGTGGGGGCACACCACCATCGTGTACGGCGGCCGCCGCTGCCGCTGCGGCAACCTCGGCTGCCTGGAGGCGTACGTCGGGGCGGAGGGGGTGCTCGACCGGTTCCGCCTGGCCAACCGGGGCCGGCCCGCGCCCGGTGGCGACGAGGAGAGCGCCTTCGGCGAACTGCTCCGCTCCTCCGGCCGGACGGCCGCGAAGGTGCTCGACGAGACCGTCGGCTACCTCGGCGCCGGGGTGGCGAACCTGGTGAACCTCTTCAACCCGGAGCGGGTGGTGCTGGGCGGCTGGGCCGGGCTGGCCCTGGGCGAGCGCTACCTGCCGCAGATCCGGGAGGCGACGGCGCGGCACGCGCTGCGCCAGCCGTACGCCCAGACCTCGATCGAGCTGTGCCGGCTCGGACCGGACGCGGTCGCGATGGGCGCGGCCACCCTGCCGATGGCCCGGCTGCTGCGCGACGGCGGCGTCCCGCGCGAACCCGCCGCCCGGCTGGTGCCGGCGCCCGCGCGTCCGGCCCGGCCCCGCTCGCGCGCCCGCTGA
- a CDS encoding zf-HC2 domain-containing protein, with amino-acid sequence MACEQWREILSAQLDGEASGSESAAAEAHLAGCAGCRAWFDAAVAVTRRARTHVVPAVPDLVDAVLAAVPPTPARPAWRDRAALGLRALLGLLGAVQLALGLTQIGREAVVDHVHTAGQHLWHESAAWNVAVAAGFLVVAVRRSTPAGLLPMLSAFVGTLVLLSVNDLITGQVAVPRLVSHGVLVVGWAVMMLLSRPGLRPGGTPPQRGRSAGSRWSLRLEEQAEPAPLRLLPPAPYSAQAHHRRAA; translated from the coding sequence ATGGCGTGTGAGCAGTGGCGGGAAATCCTGTCGGCGCAGTTGGACGGCGAGGCGTCCGGGTCGGAGAGCGCGGCGGCCGAGGCGCATCTGGCGGGCTGCGCCGGCTGCCGGGCCTGGTTCGACGCGGCCGTGGCGGTGACCCGGCGGGCCCGTACGCACGTGGTGCCGGCGGTGCCCGACCTCGTCGACGCGGTGCTCGCGGCGGTGCCCCCGACGCCCGCCCGGCCGGCCTGGCGGGACCGGGCGGCGCTCGGACTGCGCGCCCTGCTCGGGCTGCTGGGCGCGGTGCAGCTGGCGCTCGGGCTGACCCAGATCGGCCGGGAGGCGGTCGTCGACCACGTGCACACCGCCGGCCAGCACCTGTGGCACGAGTCCGCCGCGTGGAACGTGGCCGTCGCCGCCGGGTTCCTGGTGGTCGCGGTGCGCCGGTCCACCCCGGCGGGGCTGCTGCCGATGCTCAGCGCCTTCGTCGGCACCCTGGTGCTGCTGTCGGTGAACGACCTGATCACCGGGCAGGTGGCGGTACCACGCCTGGTCAGCCACGGTGTCCTGGTCGTCGGCTGGGCGGTGATGATGCTGCTGTCCCGGCCCGGGTTGCGGCCCGGCGGCACCCCACCGCAGCGCGGCCGCTCCGCCGGCTCCCGGTGGTCGCTCCGGCTGGAGGAGCAGGCCGAGCCGGCCCCGCTGCGGCTGCTGCCGCCCGCCCCGTACTCCGCACAGGCCCACCACCGCCGGGCGGCCTGA
- a CDS encoding carbohydrate-binding protein, whose amino-acid sequence MRLRRGLIALLGGAALLAAATALPAATGLAAAGAQTALVSCAGAPAWAEGVTWAAGSRATYSGRLYQALVTHTPPAGAGWTPPATPALWSDLGACDGGAPSPTPTTKPPSPTPTATPSPTATPSPTPTTTPPPGGTTCALKSRPAGKVLQGYWENRDGAANGVHPGLGWIPITDPRIPGHGYNVVTAAFPVIRADGTVLWEDGMDSGVKVPTPAEMCQAKAAGLTILLSIGGAAAGIDLSSAAVADRFVATVVPILKRYNFDGIDIDIETGLTGSGNINQLSTSQANLVRIIDGVLAQMPAGFGLTMAPETAYVTGGSVTYGSIWGAYLPIVKRYADNGRLWWLNMQYYNGSMYGCAGDSYPAGTVSGFVTQTDCLNTGLVVQGTTIRVPYDQQVPGLPAQSGAGGGYLSPSQVGQAWNTSQGRLKGLMTWSINWDGSKGWTFGDNVKALQGR is encoded by the coding sequence ATGCGACTTCGACGCGGGCTGATCGCCCTGCTCGGCGGCGCCGCGCTGCTCGCCGCCGCCACCGCCCTGCCGGCCGCCACCGGGCTCGCCGCCGCCGGCGCCCAGACCGCGCTGGTGTCCTGCGCCGGGGCGCCGGCCTGGGCCGAGGGGGTCACCTGGGCCGCGGGCAGCCGGGCCACCTACTCCGGTCGCCTCTACCAGGCACTGGTCACGCACACCCCGCCGGCGGGCGCCGGTTGGACCCCGCCCGCCACCCCGGCCCTCTGGAGCGACCTCGGCGCCTGCGACGGCGGCGCCCCGTCCCCCACACCCACCACGAAACCCCCGTCCCCGACGCCCACCGCCACGCCCTCCCCCACCGCGACGCCGTCGCCCACCCCGACCACCACCCCGCCCCCGGGCGGGACCACCTGCGCGCTGAAGTCGCGACCGGCCGGCAAGGTGCTGCAGGGCTACTGGGAGAACCGGGACGGCGCGGCCAACGGCGTGCACCCGGGGCTCGGCTGGATCCCGATCACCGACCCGCGCATCCCGGGCCACGGCTACAACGTGGTCACCGCCGCCTTCCCGGTGATCCGCGCCGACGGCACCGTGCTCTGGGAGGACGGCATGGACAGCGGGGTCAAGGTGCCCACCCCGGCGGAGATGTGCCAGGCCAAGGCCGCCGGCCTGACCATCCTGCTCTCCATCGGCGGCGCCGCCGCCGGCATCGACCTCAGCTCCGCCGCGGTCGCCGACCGGTTCGTCGCCACCGTGGTGCCGATCCTCAAGCGCTACAACTTCGACGGCATCGACATCGACATCGAGACCGGGCTGACCGGCAGCGGGAACATCAACCAGCTGTCCACCTCGCAGGCCAACCTGGTCCGCATCATCGACGGGGTGCTGGCCCAGATGCCCGCCGGCTTCGGGCTGACCATGGCGCCGGAGACCGCGTACGTCACCGGCGGCAGCGTCACCTACGGGTCGATCTGGGGCGCGTACCTGCCGATCGTGAAGCGATACGCCGACAACGGCCGGCTCTGGTGGCTGAACATGCAGTACTACAACGGCAGCATGTACGGCTGCGCCGGCGACTCGTACCCCGCCGGCACCGTGTCGGGCTTCGTCACCCAGACCGACTGCCTGAACACCGGCCTGGTCGTGCAGGGCACCACCATCCGCGTCCCGTACGACCAGCAGGTCCCCGGCCTGCCCGCGCAGTCCGGCGCCGGCGGCGGATACCTGAGCCCGTCCCAGGTGGGACAGGCGTGGAACACCTCCCAGGGCCGCCTGAAGGGGCTGATGACCTGGTCGATCAACTGGGACGGCTCGAAGGGCTGGACCTTCGGCGACAACGTCAAGGCCCTCCAGGGCCGGTGA
- a CDS encoding TraR/DksA family transcriptional regulator has product MSTELHGAHDQQWLTRLRTTLTTEFEAQTARLTELTADTGDPGEAHTRAALIAATRQSLAQIADALGRMADGGYGTCARCGTGIPSERLEVLPHARYCVPCQQRQG; this is encoded by the coding sequence ATGAGCACGGAACTCCACGGCGCCCACGACCAGCAGTGGCTCACCCGGCTGCGGACGACGCTGACCACCGAGTTCGAGGCGCAGACCGCGCGCTTGACCGAGCTGACCGCGGACACCGGCGATCCCGGCGAGGCGCACACCCGCGCCGCGCTGATCGCCGCCACCCGGCAGAGCCTGGCGCAGATCGCCGACGCGCTGGGGCGGATGGCCGACGGCGGCTACGGCACCTGCGCGCGGTGCGGGACGGGCATTCCGTCCGAGCGCCTCGAGGTGCTGCCGCACGCCCGCTACTGCGTGCCCTGCCAGCAGCGGCAGGGCTGA